One region of Microbacterium sp. M28 genomic DNA includes:
- a CDS encoding DUF4012 domain-containing protein, producing the protein MSDGRLPRHRRGWLGWTIGTLVVLLLLALGWVGVRGIGAVQELQAVSDETSDLKEAIAAQDLERAQHIADRITRDASEAAALVSDPVWRAFEFVPWLGANFTAVREVAEIAASVGSDALAPVLDAADELQLANLGFVGSSIDLTPFAAVQEPLGAASETLSAALVRARGIDAGATLPPLQDAVRQMRDGVEEAATVVGSLHGASVLLPTMLGAEGPRSYVVAMQNNAEIRSSGGIVGAAALIAADAGQIRIVRNASSADFPTLDTPLEVSESTLALFEEQPGRYIQNTTSVPDFPEAAQLIANRWIQQFGGAVDGVIAVDTVLAQHLLSATGPVTVGPFTIDEDNVLAFLLSEIYSAVPDPAAQDVVFAQASAALLAAALSSGQTPALLGALAESADEGRIRIWSAHETEQAILAETALAGTLPTDAEDAVWVGALFNDTTGGKMDYYADAAFTIATGVCSGAPTTRVQVTWTNDAPLDAATALPPYVTAAGWYGVPAGETRTLVAVYGPQGATPVRVDRDGADEQVQTAVLDGRTVLQHSVQLAPGESTTITVDFTGTGAGERLTELAHTPLLSDPEVTRESIDCGS; encoded by the coding sequence GTGAGCGACGGACGACTCCCCCGGCATCGCCGTGGATGGCTTGGGTGGACCATCGGCACGCTCGTCGTGCTCCTGCTGCTGGCCCTCGGTTGGGTGGGTGTACGCGGTATCGGCGCCGTTCAGGAGCTGCAGGCCGTGTCGGACGAGACCTCGGACCTGAAAGAGGCGATCGCGGCCCAGGATCTCGAGCGCGCCCAGCACATCGCCGACCGGATCACCCGCGATGCCTCGGAGGCCGCGGCGCTGGTCTCGGATCCGGTCTGGCGAGCCTTCGAGTTCGTCCCCTGGCTGGGAGCCAACTTCACGGCGGTGCGCGAGGTCGCCGAGATCGCCGCCAGCGTCGGCTCCGATGCGCTGGCCCCGGTCCTGGATGCCGCGGATGAGCTGCAGCTCGCCAACCTCGGCTTCGTGGGCTCATCGATCGATCTCACCCCGTTCGCCGCCGTCCAGGAACCCCTCGGCGCCGCGTCCGAGACGCTCTCGGCCGCTCTCGTCCGGGCCCGCGGCATCGATGCAGGCGCGACCCTCCCGCCGCTGCAGGACGCGGTCCGCCAGATGCGCGACGGCGTGGAGGAAGCCGCGACGGTGGTGGGATCCCTGCACGGGGCATCCGTCCTCCTGCCCACGATGCTCGGCGCCGAGGGCCCGCGCTCGTATGTCGTGGCGATGCAGAACAACGCCGAGATCCGCTCATCGGGCGGCATCGTGGGTGCTGCCGCGCTGATCGCCGCGGACGCCGGACAGATCCGGATCGTGCGCAACGCCTCCAGCGCCGACTTCCCGACCCTGGATACGCCGTTGGAGGTGAGCGAGTCCACGCTCGCGCTGTTCGAGGAGCAGCCGGGGCGCTACATCCAGAACACGACGAGCGTCCCCGATTTCCCCGAGGCGGCCCAGCTCATCGCGAACAGGTGGATCCAGCAGTTCGGCGGCGCCGTGGACGGCGTGATCGCGGTCGACACGGTCCTCGCGCAGCATCTGCTCTCCGCCACCGGACCCGTGACGGTCGGTCCGTTCACGATCGACGAGGACAACGTCCTCGCCTTCCTCCTCTCGGAGATCTACAGCGCGGTCCCCGATCCCGCCGCACAGGACGTCGTGTTCGCCCAGGCATCCGCCGCCCTGCTCGCCGCCGCCCTCTCGTCCGGGCAGACACCGGCGCTGCTGGGGGCTCTGGCCGAGTCGGCCGACGAAGGACGCATCCGGATCTGGAGCGCGCATGAAACCGAGCAGGCCATCCTGGCCGAGACGGCGCTGGCCGGCACCCTCCCGACGGATGCCGAGGATGCGGTCTGGGTCGGCGCACTGTTCAACGACACCACCGGCGGCAAGATGGACTACTACGCGGACGCGGCGTTCACGATCGCGACCGGCGTCTGCTCCGGCGCACCGACCACGCGCGTCCAGGTCACCTGGACCAACGACGCGCCGCTGGATGCCGCCACCGCCCTGCCCCCCTACGTGACCGCCGCGGGCTGGTACGGCGTCCCGGCGGGAGAGACCCGCACCCTCGTCGCGGTGTACGGGCCCCAGGGCGCCACACCGGTCAGGGTGGACCGCGACGGCGCCGATGAGCAGGTGCAGACGGCCGTGCTCGACGGGCGCACGGTGCTGCAGCATTCCGTGCAGCTCGCGCCGGGAGAATCGACCACGATCACCGTCGACTTCACCGGAACCGGTGCTGGCGAGCGGCTCACGGAGCTCGCGCACACCCCGCTTCTGAGCGACCCTGAGGTGACACGCGAATCCATCGACTGCGGGTCGTGA
- a CDS encoding glycosyltransferase produces MSAQLRVVLDQLAQVVSPDIAWASLDLTGGLIATAPRDCTVGAIVPAGAKPRIRGLGDVRALGLQRRELAASWQLGMAPGVGGGMIHAPSLMAPLVKHDRVHDMDQTVVTLWDLNAWEAPETMAKPAVTWYRSMLRRAAKHADAIVVPSHAFVDRLEAYARFGDRVRVIAGAAPTGFAAPTDADARRTAVGVPSEYVVITGDRVSYESGFRGAVAAGTDAVVLDSPEGAEPAVVEAASAAGLPERRVHVRGRLDEADRAAVLAGASAYAATSALSAWPWRAVEAMTLGVPVVAVDDEVHRDVIADGGALVADSDIPDAVADAVAGGNARYRVIAGDRSRAFSWASSAERVWALHAEL; encoded by the coding sequence ATGAGTGCTCAGCTGCGTGTCGTCCTCGACCAGCTCGCGCAGGTCGTGTCGCCCGACATCGCCTGGGCGTCCCTGGATCTGACCGGCGGACTCATCGCGACGGCGCCCCGCGACTGCACGGTCGGCGCGATCGTGCCGGCCGGCGCGAAGCCGCGGATCCGCGGCCTCGGCGACGTGCGTGCACTGGGCCTGCAGCGGCGGGAGCTCGCGGCATCCTGGCAGTTGGGCATGGCCCCTGGCGTCGGTGGCGGGATGATCCACGCGCCGAGCCTGATGGCGCCTCTGGTCAAGCACGACCGCGTGCACGACATGGACCAGACGGTCGTCACACTGTGGGATCTGAACGCGTGGGAGGCGCCGGAGACGATGGCCAAGCCGGCGGTCACGTGGTATCGGAGCATGCTGCGACGGGCGGCCAAGCACGCCGATGCGATCGTGGTTCCGTCCCATGCGTTCGTCGACCGATTGGAGGCGTATGCGCGGTTCGGGGATCGCGTGCGGGTGATCGCGGGGGCGGCGCCCACGGGCTTCGCCGCGCCGACGGATGCCGACGCCCGGCGTACGGCGGTCGGAGTGCCGTCGGAGTACGTCGTCATCACCGGCGACCGGGTGTCGTACGAGTCCGGTTTCCGCGGGGCCGTGGCGGCCGGTACGGATGCGGTCGTGCTCGATTCCCCGGAAGGCGCGGAGCCTGCGGTGGTCGAAGCAGCCTCAGCCGCAGGGCTTCCAGAGCGGCGCGTGCATGTGCGCGGGAGGCTGGACGAGGCCGACCGCGCGGCGGTGCTCGCGGGTGCGAGCGCGTACGCGGCGACGAGTGCGCTGTCCGCGTGGCCGTGGCGCGCGGTGGAGGCCATGACGCTCGGCGTTCCCGTCGTCGCGGTCGACGACGAGGTGCACCGCGACGTCATCGCCGACGGCGGGGCGCTCGTCGCAGACTCGGACATCCCGGATGCCGTCGCGGATGCGGTCGCGGGAGGGAACGCGCGCTATCGGGTGATCGCGGGCGACCGGTCGAGGGCGTTCTCGTGGGCGAGTTCGGCTGAGCGTGTGTGGGCGCTGCACGCGGAGTTGTAG
- a CDS encoding ABC transporter permease: protein MSGPVTDTRDLFATVPRSEFETPGKSRGLIDVVRWRYLLNLLVRTGVTTRYRNSVLGWTWSYVRPAAQFLVFWVVLGLFMNLDRGIPNYAVYLFSGIVVINLFSEGFKNATTSIVGNAPLVRKVFLPRQLFAVSAVIVAFVHFLPQVGLLLVVCLLLGWITHVTIISALAILAGMAIVMIFSLGLGLLFGAINVRFRDAENIVELLLLLATWASPVLYSWTQVQQALVETLGWPQWLVEVYMLNPITQGVELFHYAFWRPATEGMISASGYDGAQMMALPPGLAWNTLWTLLIAVATLLIGQLVFRRLEGRFAQDL, encoded by the coding sequence ATGAGTGGGCCAGTGACTGATACCCGAGATCTTTTCGCCACCGTCCCGCGTTCCGAGTTCGAGACTCCCGGTAAGAGTCGTGGGTTGATCGATGTGGTGCGCTGGCGGTATCTGCTGAACCTGCTGGTGCGCACCGGCGTGACGACCCGCTATCGCAATTCGGTTCTGGGTTGGACCTGGTCGTACGTTCGCCCCGCTGCGCAGTTCCTGGTGTTCTGGGTCGTCCTCGGCTTGTTCATGAACCTCGACCGGGGCATCCCGAACTACGCGGTGTACCTGTTCTCGGGCATCGTCGTCATCAATCTCTTCTCGGAGGGCTTCAAGAACGCCACCACCTCGATCGTGGGCAACGCGCCGCTCGTGCGAAAGGTGTTCCTCCCGCGGCAGTTGTTCGCGGTCTCGGCCGTGATCGTGGCATTCGTGCATTTCCTCCCGCAGGTGGGTTTGCTGCTCGTGGTCTGCCTGCTGCTCGGCTGGATCACGCACGTCACGATCATCTCGGCGCTGGCGATACTCGCGGGCATGGCTATCGTCATGATCTTCTCGCTCGGACTCGGGCTCCTCTTCGGCGCGATCAACGTCCGGTTCCGTGATGCCGAGAACATCGTGGAGCTGCTGCTGCTGCTGGCGACCTGGGCCTCGCCCGTCCTTTACTCCTGGACTCAGGTGCAGCAAGCACTCGTCGAGACCCTGGGGTGGCCGCAGTGGCTCGTCGAGGTCTACATGCTCAATCCGATCACGCAGGGCGTCGAACTCTTCCACTACGCATTCTGGCGACCGGCGACCGAGGGCATGATCTCGGCCTCGGGCTACGACGGCGCGCAGATGATGGCTCTTCCACCCGGCCTCGCCTGGAACACACTCTGGACACTGCTCATCGCCGTCGCGACGCTGCTGATCGGTCAGCTCGTATTCCGACGCCTTGAAGGAAGGTTCGCGCAGGACCTATGA
- a CDS encoding ABC transporter ATP-binding protein encodes MSEQTAIKPSIIIERVRKRFTLNHAFSLKDTVVAWIKRRKLTSQFEALKGIDLVIGEGESVAILGLNGSGKSTLLKLVSGVMEPDEGQVLTRGRVAGLIEVGAGFHPELSGRENVFLNAAILGMKKHEIEARFDEIVAFSEIEEFIDQEVKHYSSGMFMRLAFSVAIHVELDVLLVDEILSVGDAPFREKCRLKFEELIARGKTLVVVSHDMEMVRELCVRGVVINKGEVIYDGAVEGAIALVDA; translated from the coding sequence ATGAGCGAGCAGACGGCGATCAAGCCCAGCATCATCATCGAACGGGTGCGCAAGCGCTTCACACTGAACCACGCCTTCTCCCTGAAGGACACCGTGGTCGCCTGGATCAAGAGGCGCAAGCTCACCAGCCAGTTCGAGGCGCTCAAGGGCATCGACCTCGTGATCGGTGAGGGGGAGTCCGTTGCGATTCTCGGGCTGAACGGATCGGGTAAGTCGACGCTGCTCAAGCTCGTTTCCGGCGTCATGGAGCCGGACGAAGGACAAGTGCTCACCCGCGGCCGAGTCGCGGGCCTCATCGAGGTCGGCGCCGGTTTCCACCCCGAGCTCTCCGGCCGCGAGAATGTCTTCCTCAACGCGGCGATCCTCGGGATGAAGAAGCACGAGATCGAGGCGCGCTTCGACGAGATCGTGGCTTTCAGCGAGATCGAGGAGTTCATCGACCAGGAGGTCAAGCACTACTCGTCCGGAATGTTCATGCGGCTCGCATTCTCGGTGGCGATTCATGTCGAGCTGGACGTCCTGCTCGTCGACGAGATCCTCTCGGTCGGTGACGCACCGTTCCGCGAGAAGTGCCGCCTGAAGTTCGAGGAGCTCATCGCGCGCGGCAAGACCCTCGTCGTGGTCAGCCATGACATGGAGATGGTGCGCGAACTCTGCGTCCGCGGTGTCGTGATCAACAAGGGCGAAGTCATCTACGACGGTGCGGTCGAAGGCGCGATCGCACTGGTGGACGCATGA
- a CDS encoding DUF6541 family protein: MALLVVPGLPTAFFAPVRGVLRLGVAVATSVAIIVAASIVAPLVGITWSVVPVVIVAIVVSLIAGAFWFLGRHRRVGEASQKSGWTWGSVALAFVGWTVVVAYAISDPSHPSQLYDGIFHINAAEFIVQTGDASPFHMTMAYPGREASFYPTAWHALVSLVLPLTESAVVATNVVSVISIALIWPVALATFASVLFPRYAYAGVWAPLVAFGFSAFPLGFLNWGVLYPNLLGDLLLPLFLAFVLLACRRGIDVFSRGLLILISIAAAGATAMGHPSALLAGIVLLVPFAFTTMWRAGRQGSARVRAILIAAAGVAIIVLVLIWREANVTTHEWLPSMSFAQAAGEVAFLSPVGRATGLLVGVLAAIGIYRVVKDRLWWVLWMHAIAAMFFLFAAWMPVLSVRSAVVGIWYDDTTRVAALLAVTGLPLAALGASVVTEWLGALYRAKRRALLAFALVGLIALAATHLVALKNDLSFARGVAFRFDVASQGLTPDEAALFAKADAIVGEDSVIIGDPLTGAGLFLAYTGRDVVFPHVGGQYGADARLLSQEMVEGGPEVCEAAERLGVEYVFDFGDRLIFEEYRDPFDGLHGFSDSSDFTEVARVGDAALYELSGCTP, encoded by the coding sequence ATGGCGCTGCTGGTGGTGCCGGGACTTCCGACGGCATTCTTCGCGCCTGTGCGCGGCGTGCTCCGTCTGGGCGTCGCCGTCGCGACGTCTGTAGCCATCATCGTTGCGGCGAGCATCGTCGCACCGCTCGTCGGGATCACGTGGTCGGTGGTTCCCGTCGTCATCGTAGCCATCGTCGTGAGCCTGATCGCGGGTGCGTTCTGGTTCCTGGGGCGGCATCGACGAGTCGGGGAAGCGTCGCAGAAGTCCGGCTGGACCTGGGGGTCCGTGGCGCTCGCCTTCGTGGGCTGGACGGTCGTGGTCGCCTACGCGATCTCCGATCCTTCGCATCCTTCGCAGTTGTACGACGGGATCTTCCACATCAATGCCGCGGAGTTCATCGTGCAGACGGGCGATGCGTCGCCTTTCCACATGACGATGGCGTATCCCGGACGTGAGGCGAGCTTCTATCCCACAGCCTGGCATGCTCTGGTCAGTCTTGTCCTTCCCCTGACGGAGTCCGCGGTCGTCGCGACCAACGTCGTCTCGGTGATATCGATCGCCTTGATCTGGCCGGTCGCCCTGGCCACGTTCGCCAGTGTGCTCTTTCCCCGATACGCATATGCAGGCGTGTGGGCACCGCTGGTCGCATTCGGATTCAGCGCGTTTCCGTTGGGGTTCTTGAATTGGGGCGTGCTCTACCCGAATCTTCTCGGCGACCTCCTCCTTCCGCTCTTCCTGGCGTTCGTTCTTCTCGCGTGTCGGCGGGGGATCGACGTCTTCTCGCGGGGATTGCTGATCCTGATCTCCATCGCTGCCGCTGGCGCGACCGCGATGGGGCACCCCTCGGCGTTGCTCGCGGGGATCGTCTTGCTCGTCCCTTTCGCGTTCACGACGATGTGGCGAGCCGGCAGACAGGGCAGCGCCCGTGTCCGCGCGATCCTGATCGCCGCAGCGGGCGTGGCCATCATCGTGCTGGTACTCATCTGGCGCGAGGCGAACGTGACGACACACGAATGGCTCCCGAGCATGTCGTTCGCCCAGGCGGCCGGGGAGGTGGCATTCCTGAGCCCGGTCGGTCGTGCGACGGGTCTCCTCGTCGGCGTTCTTGCAGCGATCGGAATCTATCGGGTCGTCAAGGACCGACTGTGGTGGGTTCTTTGGATGCACGCGATCGCGGCGATGTTCTTCCTCTTCGCCGCGTGGATGCCTGTTCTTTCTGTTCGCAGCGCGGTCGTCGGGATCTGGTATGACGACACGACACGGGTTGCCGCGCTGCTCGCGGTGACCGGTCTGCCGCTCGCAGCGCTCGGTGCCTCCGTCGTCACCGAATGGCTCGGTGCGCTCTATCGAGCGAAACGGCGAGCTCTGCTGGCTTTCGCGCTCGTCGGCCTGATCGCCTTGGCGGCGACGCATCTCGTCGCGCTGAAGAACGACCTGTCGTTCGCGCGTGGTGTGGCGTTCCGTTTCGATGTCGCGTCACAGGGGCTCACACCCGACGAGGCCGCGCTTTTCGCGAAGGCCGACGCGATCGTCGGTGAAGACAGCGTCATCATCGGGGATCCTCTGACCGGCGCAGGGCTCTTCCTCGCGTATACCGGCCGCGACGTGGTGTTCCCGCATGTCGGCGGACAGTATGGTGCAGACGCGAGACTGCTCTCTCAGGAAATGGTCGAGGGCGGGCCCGAGGTCTGTGAAGCAGCGGAGCGTCTTGGGGTGGAGTACGTCTTCGACTTCGGCGACCGGCTGATCTTCGAGGAGTACCGCGATCCTTTCGATGGTCTCCATGGGTTCTCCGACTCCTCGGACTTCACCGAGGTCGCACGTGTCGGCGACGCTGCACTGTACGAACTGTCCGGATGCACGCCGTGA
- a CDS encoding glycosyltransferase family 2 protein: MSPTDPPILVVIPALNEEESVAHVVRDVRKAISGGRVLVIDDGSTDRTGERAQAAGADVLTLPYNLGVGGAMRAGYRFARDNGFDIVVQVDADGQHDPMVIRELVAGLGSTDLMIGARFAGVGAYGVRGPRRWAMRVLAAVMSRVARTPLTDVTSGFKAAGPRAVRLFADDFPAEYLGDTIEALVIAARAGLVIRQFPVEMRERQAGVPSHHPVKAAVYLTRACAAFGLAMMRPRARVEVQS; the protein is encoded by the coding sequence ATGAGTCCAACCGATCCTCCCATTCTCGTCGTCATTCCGGCGCTGAACGAAGAAGAGTCCGTCGCGCACGTCGTGCGCGACGTACGAAAGGCGATCTCCGGCGGACGAGTCCTCGTGATCGACGACGGCTCCACCGACCGCACGGGCGAGCGGGCCCAAGCGGCCGGCGCTGACGTGCTCACCCTGCCCTACAACCTCGGTGTCGGCGGCGCCATGCGCGCCGGGTATCGCTTCGCGCGCGACAACGGGTTCGACATCGTCGTGCAGGTCGACGCGGACGGGCAGCACGATCCCATGGTCATCCGTGAACTGGTCGCCGGGCTGGGCAGTACCGATCTCATGATCGGTGCGCGGTTCGCCGGCGTCGGAGCATACGGAGTCCGCGGCCCGCGTCGCTGGGCGATGCGCGTGCTCGCCGCGGTGATGAGTCGCGTCGCGCGAACGCCGTTGACGGATGTGACCAGTGGGTTCAAGGCGGCCGGCCCTCGTGCCGTTCGCCTTTTCGCCGACGATTTCCCCGCCGAGTACCTCGGTGACACCATCGAAGCACTCGTCATCGCGGCGCGTGCCGGGTTGGTCATCCGCCAGTTCCCCGTGGAGATGCGGGAACGTCAGGCCGGCGTGCCTTCGCATCATCCCGTCAAGGCTGCCGTCTACCTGACTCGCGCATGCGCAGCGTTCGGCTTGGCGATGATGCGCCCGCGAGCACGTGTGGAGGTGCAGTCGTGA
- a CDS encoding DUF2304 domain-containing protein, with protein MNPVTYAFGIVAAVLALAAIIELMRRGTLRERHAVWWFVGGVLALIIAVFPQTLTWAAKTLGISIPTNLVFFIAIGLLFLVSLQYGAELTRIEEKLRTLAEHSAFQEYRIAQLERRFSGADSGRPDAGEEDEAQ; from the coding sequence GTGAATCCTGTCACCTATGCGTTCGGGATCGTCGCAGCCGTGTTGGCGCTCGCCGCCATCATCGAGCTCATGCGACGTGGCACCCTGCGGGAGCGCCACGCCGTATGGTGGTTCGTCGGCGGCGTTCTGGCATTGATCATCGCGGTCTTTCCGCAGACGCTCACCTGGGCGGCCAAGACCCTCGGGATCAGCATTCCGACGAACCTGGTCTTCTTCATCGCGATCGGGCTCCTGTTCCTCGTCAGCCTGCAGTACGGCGCGGAGTTGACCCGGATCGAGGAGAAGCTGCGCACACTCGCCGAACACTCGGCTTTCCAGGAGTACCGCATCGCCCAGCTGGAACGACGCTTCAGCGGCGCCGATTCGGGCCGCCCCGATGCCGGGGAAGAGGACGAGGCTCAGTGA
- a CDS encoding glycosyltransferase family 4 protein, with protein sequence MSAGAFRLGALARALRRSGAEVTVLTSRPPAHAPEAVDPSGIRIRRWPVLRDKGGNVRGYVQYMSFDVPLLFRLIAQRFDVVVAESPPTTGLIAAMAAGLRRRPVVYYAADVWTDGVKSMGAPRLVVSIMRMLERTVLSRSARIISVSDEVTERLKVLGAVPARITTVGNGIDTDVFTPDAEPAASDRYFVYTGTMSEWQQPEVFVRAFAEIADEQPDLRLRFFGQGAVEDQLRRIADELVPGRVEFGGVVSPAESARWIRGAVASLVSIVPGIGYDFAKPTKTYAAAAVGTPVLFAGPDTGADLVRTAGLGHAVEFTSEAVAAGMRELLDEAEDGVREERRRERAAWAREHVSLNAVADQVAEAVSQVVAREAGKLRGAPGATPDGRERPLS encoded by the coding sequence GTGAGCGCAGGGGCATTCCGCCTCGGTGCGCTCGCACGCGCCCTGCGACGCAGTGGCGCAGAGGTCACCGTTCTGACCTCGCGGCCTCCAGCACACGCACCGGAAGCCGTTGACCCGTCTGGCATCCGGATCCGTCGCTGGCCGGTTCTGCGCGACAAGGGCGGCAACGTTCGCGGGTACGTGCAGTACATGAGCTTCGATGTGCCGCTGCTGTTCCGTCTCATCGCCCAGCGCTTCGATGTGGTGGTCGCCGAGTCGCCGCCGACCACCGGACTCATCGCGGCGATGGCCGCAGGGCTGCGGCGTCGGCCCGTCGTGTACTACGCCGCGGATGTATGGACAGACGGCGTCAAATCGATGGGCGCCCCCCGTCTCGTCGTGTCGATCATGCGGATGCTCGAGCGCACGGTGCTGTCCCGTTCGGCCCGAATCATCTCGGTCTCCGACGAAGTCACGGAACGACTGAAGGTGCTCGGGGCGGTTCCGGCGAGGATCACGACCGTCGGCAACGGTATCGACACGGACGTCTTCACTCCTGATGCGGAGCCTGCCGCCTCGGATCGTTACTTCGTCTATACGGGAACGATGTCGGAATGGCAGCAGCCGGAGGTCTTCGTCCGCGCCTTCGCTGAGATCGCCGACGAGCAGCCCGACCTGCGCCTGCGGTTCTTCGGACAGGGCGCCGTCGAAGACCAGCTTCGCCGCATCGCGGACGAACTCGTTCCCGGGCGGGTGGAATTCGGCGGCGTCGTGAGCCCCGCCGAGTCCGCCCGCTGGATCCGTGGGGCGGTGGCCTCACTGGTGAGCATCGTGCCGGGCATCGGCTACGATTTCGCCAAACCGACGAAGACATATGCGGCGGCGGCCGTGGGTACCCCCGTGCTGTTCGCCGGACCGGACACGGGGGCCGATCTCGTTCGCACAGCAGGCCTGGGACACGCTGTCGAATTCACCTCAGAAGCGGTCGCGGCAGGAATGCGCGAGTTGCTCGACGAAGCGGAGGACGGTGTACGAGAGGAACGGCGCCGTGAGAGGGCGGCGTGGGCGCGCGAGCACGTGTCTTTGAACGCGGTCGCCGACCAGGTCGCTGAAGCCGTCTCCCAGGTCGTTGCGCGCGAGGCGGGTAAGCTGAGAGGCGCTCCCGGCGCCACCCCCGACGGACGTGAAAGGCCTCTCTCGTGA
- a CDS encoding N-acetyltransferase, with protein MNKPASVRIVESADVSPNASIGDGSSIWHLAQVREDVRMGENCIVGRGAYIGTGVVMGDNCKVQNYALVYEPAKLGDGVFIGPAVVLTNDTYPRAINADGSLKSAHDWEPVGVTIERGASIGARATCVAPVTIGAWATVAAGAVVVKDVPAYALVAGVPARRIGWVGEAGVPLTRTDAEGVWVCPSTGDQYIENDGTLSKEIV; from the coding sequence GTGAACAAACCTGCATCCGTCCGTATCGTCGAATCCGCTGATGTGTCGCCGAACGCCTCCATCGGCGACGGCTCGTCGATCTGGCATCTCGCCCAGGTTCGCGAGGACGTGCGGATGGGCGAGAACTGCATCGTCGGCCGCGGCGCGTACATCGGAACCGGCGTCGTGATGGGCGACAACTGCAAGGTGCAGAACTACGCGCTGGTCTACGAGCCCGCCAAGCTCGGCGACGGCGTCTTCATCGGTCCAGCAGTCGTGCTCACCAATGACACCTACCCGCGCGCTATCAATGCCGATGGTTCGCTCAAGAGCGCCCACGACTGGGAGCCGGTCGGTGTGACGATTGAGCGCGGCGCGTCCATCGGCGCACGCGCGACCTGCGTCGCCCCGGTCACGATCGGCGCGTGGGCCACCGTGGCTGCTGGCGCGGTCGTGGTCAAAGACGTCCCCGCCTACGCGCTGGTTGCAGGTGTTCCTGCACGTCGCATCGGCTGGGTGGGGGAGGCGGGAGTCCCGCTGACCCGGACCGACGCCGAAGGCGTCTGGGTGTGCCCATCCACGGGTGACCAGTACATCGAGAACGATGGCACTCTGAGCAAGGAGATCGTGTGA
- a CDS encoding DegT/DnrJ/EryC1/StrS family aminotransferase, translating into MSEFIPPAKPIIGDDEREAVDRVLRSGMVAQGPEVAAFESEFSNHFVQGRPSVAVNSGTAGLHLGLLAAGVGAGDEVIVPSFTFAATGNSVALTGATPVFVDIEPETFSLDPEAVAAAITPKTKGILPVHLYGHPARMRELEVLAAARGVALYEDAAQAHGAALDGRPVGTFGEFAMFSLYPTKNMTSGEGGMVSTATDEIARRVKLLRNQGMERQYENEIVGFNARMTDIHAAIGRVQLTKVNAWTAKRQENARFLDANLRGVIVPPVAEGAVHVYHQYTVRVSEDRDGFVKALKDEYNVGAGVYYPIPNHRLPSLSPYAPGLDLPETERAAREVVSLPVHPSLTQNDLERIVAAVNELAGAGA; encoded by the coding sequence GTGAGCGAGTTCATTCCCCCGGCCAAGCCGATCATCGGCGACGACGAGCGCGAAGCTGTAGACCGTGTGCTGCGCAGCGGAATGGTCGCCCAGGGCCCGGAGGTTGCCGCCTTCGAGAGCGAGTTCTCGAATCATTTCGTGCAGGGGCGTCCCTCGGTCGCCGTGAACTCCGGTACCGCCGGTTTGCACCTCGGTCTGCTGGCCGCAGGCGTCGGCGCCGGCGACGAGGTGATCGTGCCCTCATTCACCTTCGCGGCGACCGGGAACTCGGTGGCGCTCACCGGCGCCACCCCGGTTTTCGTCGATATCGAACCGGAGACGTTCTCACTCGACCCTGAGGCTGTGGCAGCGGCGATCACGCCCAAGACGAAGGGCATCCTCCCGGTGCACCTCTACGGGCACCCGGCACGCATGCGAGAACTCGAGGTCCTGGCGGCTGCACGAGGCGTCGCTCTGTACGAGGACGCGGCACAGGCACACGGTGCAGCGCTCGACGGTCGGCCGGTGGGTACGTTCGGCGAGTTCGCGATGTTCAGCCTGTACCCGACCAAGAACATGACCAGCGGCGAAGGCGGAATGGTCTCGACAGCAACGGACGAGATCGCCCGGCGGGTGAAGCTGTTGCGCAATCAGGGTATGGAGCGCCAGTACGAGAACGAGATCGTCGGCTTCAACGCTCGCATGACCGACATCCACGCTGCCATTGGCCGAGTGCAGCTCACCAAGGTGAATGCGTGGACCGCGAAGCGTCAGGAGAACGCCAGGTTCCTGGATGCCAATCTGCGTGGAGTGATCGTCCCGCCTGTCGCCGAGGGCGCGGTGCACGTGTACCACCAGTACACCGTTCGCGTCTCCGAAGACCGCGATGGTTTCGTCAAGGCGCTCAAGGACGAATACAACGTCGGTGCAGGTGTGTACTATCCCATTCCCAACCACCGCCTGCCCTCGCTTTCCCCGTACGCGCCTGGACTCGATCTCCCCGAAACCGAGCGCGCTGCGCGAGAGGTGGTATCGCTTCCGGTGCATCCGTCTCTGACCCAGAACGACCTGGAGCGTATCGTCGCAGCGGTCAACGAACTGGCAGGAGCGGGCGCCTGA